In Haloimpatiens massiliensis, the following are encoded in one genomic region:
- the fliE gene encoding flagellar hook-basal body complex protein FliE produces MRINNFTPDTKIFEFSQDEKYKEQDNLNFENFLKEKLDSVNEKQIKAEETTQNFITGEEKNIHNVMVNTAEAKLSLDMAIEVRNKIVEAYQELNRMQV; encoded by the coding sequence ATGAGAATTAATAATTTTACTCCAGACACAAAAATTTTTGAATTTTCCCAAGATGAAAAATATAAGGAACAAGATAACTTGAATTTTGAAAATTTTCTTAAAGAAAAATTAGACAGTGTAAATGAAAAGCAGATAAAAGCTGAAGAAACTACACAGAACTTTATAACTGGCGAAGAAAAAAATATACATAATGTTATGGTCAATACTGCAGAGGCAAAATTATCATTAGATATGGCCATAGAGGTTAGAAATAAAATAGTTGAAGCATACCAAGAGTTAAATAGAATGCAGGTTTAA
- the flgC gene encoding flagellar basal body rod protein FlgC, whose amino-acid sequence MTGVFSTMRISASGLSAERLRMDTIASNITNYQTTRDSEGNKKAYRRKIAVFQENLSNSIENLEKNQGNELLGVKSIGIKEDNSPLRKVYDPANPDADENGYVEMPNVNVLNEMADMIASSRAYEANISAINSEKTMFSKALQIGR is encoded by the coding sequence ATGACAGGTGTTTTTAGTACTATGCGTATAAGTGCTAGTGGACTTTCAGCGGAAAGATTAAGAATGGATACTATAGCTTCTAATATTACTAATTATCAAACTACTAGAGACAGTGAGGGAAACAAAAAAGCATATAGAAGAAAAATAGCTGTTTTTCAAGAAAATTTATCAAATAGCATCGAGAATTTAGAAAAAAATCAAGGTAATGAACTCTTAGGGGTAAAGAGCATAGGTATAAAGGAAGATAATTCTCCTCTTAGAAAGGTATACGATCCTGCTAATCCAGATGCGGATGAAAATGGATATGTAGAAATGCCAAATGTAAATGTATTAAATGAGATGGCAGACATGATAGCTTCTTCTAGAGCATATGAAGCAAACATTTCAGCTATAAATTCAGAAAAAACTATGTTTTCAAAGGCATTGCAAATAGGAAGGTAG